A genomic region of Drosophila bipectinata strain 14024-0381.07 unplaced genomic scaffold, DbipHiC1v2 scaffold_301, whole genome shotgun sequence contains the following coding sequences:
- the LOC108126851 gene encoding alpha-tocopherol transfer protein isoform X1, whose translation MTMLTAAAAMHCLPKSAVAEAPAFRAKAPFSGVPTMLSDIDQLPQIQMGEFILQFELGEPTAHGKEVAMKELRETPERQKEATKELARLLEAETDLHYPKDNEEWLIRFLRPCKYYPESARDLIKRYYSFKVKHSDVYNNLKPSGEMNIFNHNILTVFPNRDQLGRRILVLELGKRWKHKQVTLDEVFKGAVIFLEAAMLEPETQICGAVVIFDMDGLSLQQTWQFTPPFAKRIVDWLQDSVPLRIKAIHIVNQPKIFNVVFALFKPFLREKLRSRIIFHGTDRESLHKHMSPKCLPAAYGGILESNRIDSDQWYQLLLKCDPEFDAINSYGYKKK comes from the exons ATGACAATGTTGACCGCTGCAGCTGCCATGCACTGCCTGCCCAAATCGGCGGTGGCAGAGGCCCCCGCCTTTCGGGCCAAAGCCCCCTTCTCGG GAGTGCCAACGATGTTGTCGGATATCGACCAGCTGCCCCAGATCCAGATGGGCGAGTTTATCCTCCAGTTCGAGCTGGGTGAGCCCACGGCTCATGGCAAGGAGGTGGCCATGAAGGAGCTGCGAGAAACCCCAGAGCGTCAAAAGGAAGCCACCAAGGAGCTGGCAAGGCTTTTGGAGG CGGAGACTGATTTGCATTATCCCAAGGATAACGAGGAATGGCTGATCCGATTCCTGCGTCCCTGCAAGTATTACCCGGAGAGTGCTCGTGATTTG ATCAAAAGGTACTACTCCTTCAAGGTGAAGCACTCGGATGTGTACAACAATCTGAAACCATCTGGTGAGATGAACATTTTCAATCACAACATCCTTACTGTTTTTCCCAATCGCGATCAATTGGGACGCCGTATTTTAGTCCTGGAACTTGGAA agCGCTGGAAGCACAAGCAGGTCACCCTGGACGAGGTGTTCAAGGGAGCTGTGATCTTCCTGGAGGCCGCCATGCTTGAGCCGGAGACTCAGATCTGCGGAGCAGTCGTCATCTTCGACATGGATGGCCTTAGTCTGCAGCAGACCTGGCAGTTCACACCGCCGTTTGCCAAGCGTATTGTGGACTGGCTGCAGGACTCTGTACCCCTCAGGATCAAGGCTATCCACATTGTCAACCAGCCGAAGATCTTCAATGTGGTGTTCGCCCTGTTCAAGCCCTTCTTGCGGGAGAAACTGAGGAGCAGGATCATCTTCCATGGCACCGACCGCGAATCCTTGCACAAGCACATGTCGCCCAAGTGCCTGCCGGCCGCTTATGGCGGAATCCTCGAATCTAACCGGATCGACAGTGACCAGTGGTATCAGTTGCTTCTCAAATGCGATCCCGAATTCGATGCCATCAACTCATATGGCTACAAGAAGAAGTGA
- the LOC108126851 gene encoding alpha-tocopherol transfer protein-like isoform X2 — protein MRVPTMLSDIDQLPQIQMGEFILQFELGEPTAHGKEVAMKELRETPERQKEATKELARLLEAETDLHYPKDNEEWLIRFLRPCKYYPESARDLIKRYYSFKVKHSDVYNNLKPSGEMNIFNHNILTVFPNRDQLGRRILVLELGKRWKHKQVTLDEVFKGAVIFLEAAMLEPETQICGAVVIFDMDGLSLQQTWQFTPPFAKRIVDWLQDSVPLRIKAIHIVNQPKIFNVVFALFKPFLREKLRSRIIFHGTDRESLHKHMSPKCLPAAYGGILESNRIDSDQWYQLLLKCDPEFDAINSYGYKKK, from the exons ATGA GAGTGCCAACGATGTTGTCGGATATCGACCAGCTGCCCCAGATCCAGATGGGCGAGTTTATCCTCCAGTTCGAGCTGGGTGAGCCCACGGCTCATGGCAAGGAGGTGGCCATGAAGGAGCTGCGAGAAACCCCAGAGCGTCAAAAGGAAGCCACCAAGGAGCTGGCAAGGCTTTTGGAGG CGGAGACTGATTTGCATTATCCCAAGGATAACGAGGAATGGCTGATCCGATTCCTGCGTCCCTGCAAGTATTACCCGGAGAGTGCTCGTGATTTG ATCAAAAGGTACTACTCCTTCAAGGTGAAGCACTCGGATGTGTACAACAATCTGAAACCATCTGGTGAGATGAACATTTTCAATCACAACATCCTTACTGTTTTTCCCAATCGCGATCAATTGGGACGCCGTATTTTAGTCCTGGAACTTGGAA agCGCTGGAAGCACAAGCAGGTCACCCTGGACGAGGTGTTCAAGGGAGCTGTGATCTTCCTGGAGGCCGCCATGCTTGAGCCGGAGACTCAGATCTGCGGAGCAGTCGTCATCTTCGACATGGATGGCCTTAGTCTGCAGCAGACCTGGCAGTTCACACCGCCGTTTGCCAAGCGTATTGTGGACTGGCTGCAGGACTCTGTACCCCTCAGGATCAAGGCTATCCACATTGTCAACCAGCCGAAGATCTTCAATGTGGTGTTCGCCCTGTTCAAGCCCTTCTTGCGGGAGAAACTGAGGAGCAGGATCATCTTCCATGGCACCGACCGCGAATCCTTGCACAAGCACATGTCGCCCAAGTGCCTGCCGGCCGCTTATGGCGGAATCCTCGAATCTAACCGGATCGACAGTGACCAGTGGTATCAGTTGCTTCTCAAATGCGATCCCGAATTCGATGCCATCAACTCATATGGCTACAAGAAGAAGTGA
- the LOC108126851 gene encoding alpha-tocopherol transfer protein-like isoform X3, giving the protein MLSDIDQLPQIQMGEFILQFELGEPTAHGKEVAMKELRETPERQKEATKELARLLEAETDLHYPKDNEEWLIRFLRPCKYYPESARDLIKRYYSFKVKHSDVYNNLKPSGEMNIFNHNILTVFPNRDQLGRRILVLELGKRWKHKQVTLDEVFKGAVIFLEAAMLEPETQICGAVVIFDMDGLSLQQTWQFTPPFAKRIVDWLQDSVPLRIKAIHIVNQPKIFNVVFALFKPFLREKLRSRIIFHGTDRESLHKHMSPKCLPAAYGGILESNRIDSDQWYQLLLKCDPEFDAINSYGYKKK; this is encoded by the exons ATGTTGTCGGATATCGACCAGCTGCCCCAGATCCAGATGGGCGAGTTTATCCTCCAGTTCGAGCTGGGTGAGCCCACGGCTCATGGCAAGGAGGTGGCCATGAAGGAGCTGCGAGAAACCCCAGAGCGTCAAAAGGAAGCCACCAAGGAGCTGGCAAGGCTTTTGGAGG CGGAGACTGATTTGCATTATCCCAAGGATAACGAGGAATGGCTGATCCGATTCCTGCGTCCCTGCAAGTATTACCCGGAGAGTGCTCGTGATTTG ATCAAAAGGTACTACTCCTTCAAGGTGAAGCACTCGGATGTGTACAACAATCTGAAACCATCTGGTGAGATGAACATTTTCAATCACAACATCCTTACTGTTTTTCCCAATCGCGATCAATTGGGACGCCGTATTTTAGTCCTGGAACTTGGAA agCGCTGGAAGCACAAGCAGGTCACCCTGGACGAGGTGTTCAAGGGAGCTGTGATCTTCCTGGAGGCCGCCATGCTTGAGCCGGAGACTCAGATCTGCGGAGCAGTCGTCATCTTCGACATGGATGGCCTTAGTCTGCAGCAGACCTGGCAGTTCACACCGCCGTTTGCCAAGCGTATTGTGGACTGGCTGCAGGACTCTGTACCCCTCAGGATCAAGGCTATCCACATTGTCAACCAGCCGAAGATCTTCAATGTGGTGTTCGCCCTGTTCAAGCCCTTCTTGCGGGAGAAACTGAGGAGCAGGATCATCTTCCATGGCACCGACCGCGAATCCTTGCACAAGCACATGTCGCCCAAGTGCCTGCCGGCCGCTTATGGCGGAATCCTCGAATCTAACCGGATCGACAGTGACCAGTGGTATCAGTTGCTTCTCAAATGCGATCCCGAATTCGATGCCATCAACTCATATGGCTACAAGAAGAAGTGA
- the LOC138927538 gene encoding ras-related protein Rab-9B-like, whose protein sequence is MTNMRPPQRSKLLKVVILGDGGVGKSALLNRFVSNRYEENNFHTIGVEFMNKDIEVDGERYTLQIWDTAGQERFRALRTPFYRGSDICLLCYALDDRDSLRGLDLWRKEFLMYADVDADKFPFIVVGNKNDLPLAKRQVNYEGVQQWCAEQKIASHIETSSKAATNVTEAFTLGLRQWRHMECVAESELRQQGDTIDLTRPIRLAQRRICCTGGGETADTNADVDDAAMRSPGKKMFGQKRNNAKAPKTNYRL, encoded by the exons ATGACAAATATGCGCCCACCGCAGAGATCCAAACTGCTGAAGGTCGTCATACTGGGTGACGGCGGGGTGGGAAAGTCGGCCCTACTCAATCGTTTCGTTTCCAATCGCTACGAGGAAAACAATTTCCACACCATCGGGGTTGAGTTTATGAACAAGGATATAGAGGTCGATGGAGAGCGTTACACCTTACAg ATATGGGATACGGCAGGCCAGGAACGATTCAGAGCCCTGCGAACACCGTTCTACCGGGGATCAGATATCTGCCTTCTCTGCTATGCCCTCGACGACCGAGACAGCTTGAGAGGATTGGATCTGTGGCGAAAGGAGTTTCTCATGTATGCCGACGTGGACGCTGACAAGTTTCCATTCATTGTGGTGGGAAATAAG AACGACCTTCCTCTGGCAAAGCGACAGGTCAACTACGAGGGGGTCCAGCAGTGGTGCGCCGAGCAGAAGATTGCCTCCCACATCGAGACTTCGTCCAAGGCCGCCACCAACGTGACAGAGGCCTTCACCCTTGGCCTCCGCCAATGGCGGCATATGGAGTGCGTGGCGGAGTCAGAGCTCCGACAGCAGGGCGACACTATCGACCTTACCCGCCCCATTCGCCTTGCCCAGCGCCGCATCTGTTGCACGGGGGGTGGCGAGACCGCGGACACCAATGCGGATGTGGATGACGCCGCCATGCGCAGCCCGGGAAAGAAAATGTTCGGACAGAAACGCAATAATGCAAAGGCGCCAAAGACCAATTATCGTCTATGA
- the LOC138927537 gene encoding RNA-splicing ligase RtcB homolog, whose amino-acid sequence MVVRPYNDELKYLEKISDHCWRIKKGFQPNMNVEGCFYVNSRLERLMLEELKNSCRPGAVGGFLPGVKQIANVAALPGIVGRSIGLPDIHSGYGFAIGNMAAFDMDDPLSVVSPGGVGFDINCGVRLLRTNLYERDVQPVKEQLAQSLFDHIPVGVGSKGIIPMNARDLEEALEMGMDWSLREGYVWAEDKEHCEEYGRMLNADPAKVSMRAKKRGLPQLGTLGAGNHYAEIQVVDEIYDKWSASKMGIEEKGQVVVMIHSGSRGFGHQVATDALVQMEKAMKRDKIETNDRQLACARINSVEGQDYLKAMAAAANFAWVNRSSMTFLTRQAFAKMFNTTPDDLDMHVIYDVSHNIAKVENHIVDGKERKLLVHRKGSTRAFPPHHPLIPVDYQLTGQPVLVGGTMGTCSYVLTGTEQGMQETFGSTCHGAGRALSRAKSRRNIDYKEVLDKLDQIGIAIRVASPKLVMEEAPESYKDVTDVVDTCHAAGISKKCIKMRPIAVIKG is encoded by the exons ATGGTGGTGCGTCCTTATAACGATGAGCTGAAGTACCTGGAGAAGATCAGCGACCACTGCTGGCGCATCAAGAAGGGCTTCCAGCCGAACATGAATGTGGAAGGATGTTTCTACGTGAACAGCCGACTGGAGCGGCTGATGCTGGAAGAGCTGAAGAACTCATGTCGTCCGGGAGCTGTCGGGGGCTTTCTGCCCGGCGTCAAGCAAATAGCCAATGTGGCCGCCTTGCCCGGCATAGTGGGACGCTCCATAGGTCTCCCGGACATCCATTCTGGATACGGATTTGCCATCGGCAACATGGCAGCCTTTGACATGGACGACCCCCTGTCCGTAGTGAGTCCCGGTGGCGTGGGCTTCGACATCAACTGCGGTGTTCGTCTGCTCCGAACCAACCTTTATGAGCGAGATGTGCAGCCGGTAAAGGAGCAGCTGGCCCAGTCGCTGTTCGATCACATTCCCGTGGGTGTGGGCTCGAAGGGAATCATCCCGATGAATGCTCGTGACCTGGAGGAAGCCCTTGAAATGGGCATGGACTGGTCCCTGCGCGAGGGTTACGTCTGGGCCGAGGACAAGGAACACTGCGAAGAGTATGGACGAATGCTGAACGCCGATCCTGCCAAGGTTAGCATGCGGGCCAAGAAACGAGGACTTCCCCAGCTGGGAACGTTGGGAGCGGGTAATCACTATGCGGAGATTCAGGTGGTGGACGAGATCTACGATAAGTGGAGCGCCTCGAAGATGGGCATTGAGGAAAAAGGCCAGGTGGTGGTGATGATTCACTCGGGCAGCCGTGGCTTCGGCCATCAGGTGGCCACCGATGCTCTGGTGCAAATGGAGAAGGCCATGAAACGGGACAAGATTGAAACGAATGACCGACAGCTGGCCTGCGCTCGTATCAACTCCGTGGAGGGTCAGGACTACCTCAAGGCCATGGCGGCAGCGGCCAACTTTGCTTGGGTCAACCGCAGCTCCATGACCTTCCTTACGCGGCAGGCCTTTGCGAAAATGTTCAACACCACTCCGGATGATCTCGACATGCACGTAATCTACGACGTTTCACACAACATTGCCAAGGTGGAGAACCACATAGTCGATGGAAAGGAGCGCAAGTTGCTGGTCCACCGTAAAGGCTCCACTCGCGCCTTTCCCCCACATCACCCACTCATCCCTGTGGACTACCAGCTCACGGGACAGCCAGTCCTAGTGGGCGGAACCATGGGCACCTGCAGCTATGTCCTCACTGGTACAGAGCAGGGTATGCAGGAAACCTTTGGCAGCACCTGCCATGGAGCG GGTCGTGCTCTCTCCCGTGCCAAGTCTCGCCGGAATATCGACTACAAAGAGGTGCTCGATAAGCTGGACCAGATCGGTATTGCCATTCGCGTGGCCTCGCCCAAGTTAGTCATGGAGGAGGCCCCCGAGTCGTACAAGGACGTGACCGATGTAGTGGACACCTGCCATGCGGCGGGTATTAGCAAAAAGTGCATAAAAATGCGACCCATTGCGGTCATCAAGGGCTga
- the LOC108126623 gene encoding C-type lectin 37Da-like, with the protein MLKIFVKLLLFLFSFELSWGHKYAAEIITGNPNQVPIDLSPFVKIRDGFYFFGAEHVNWYVAYEKCRKMEADLVTFETPEEFDAIAAYLKSIGVRSEHWTSGNDLGKTGTHNWFTNAQPININRWAPKQPDNAGGKEHCIHLGYIYESSTEIQLNDRPCSGHDKSLFKYICEAEKPETITFVVWK; encoded by the exons atgtTGAAGATATTCGTTAAACTCCTGCtctttttgtttagttttgaACTAAGCTGGGGACATAAATATGCAGCAGAAATAATAACCG gaaaTCCCAATCAAGTTCCAATTGACTTGAGCCCGTTTGTTAAGATTCGGGATGGTTTCTATTTCTTTGGAGCGGAACATGTAAACTGGTATGTGGCCTATGAAAAATGCCGTAAAATGGAAGCCGACCTGGTGACCTTCGAGACTCCTGAGGAATTCGATGCCATTGCCGCCTATTTGAAGTCCATAGGAGTAAGATCCGAACACTGGACATCGGGAAATGATTTGGGAAAAACAGGAACCCACAATTGGTTTACGAATGCCCAGCCGATTAATATTAATCGATGGGCTCCCAAGCAACCGGATAATGCTGGAGGAAAAGAACATTGTATACATTTGGGCTATATATATGAGAGTTCCACGGAAATTCAGCTGAACGATCGTCCTTGCAGTGGCCATGACAAGAGCTTGTTTAAATATATCTGCGAAGCTGAAAAGCCAGAAACAATAACTTTTGTTGTCTGGAAATAA